From one Candidatus Rhodoluna planktonica genomic stretch:
- a CDS encoding CpaF family protein codes for MYDVSAYAGSVRNRVVGDGLTLSEAILAELDSGFESGQLPLAAEPQLASLIERQLLGVGEIDDLMAEPSIEEIWVNPDGQIYYSKSGTRHRFGKTISAEKCAELVEKLLRQTGRRIDRATPFVDATLADGSRLHIVGYGLTDKSFSINIRKFGSQQLSLASLLASKMIEPDHLQKITSAINQRQTIIVAGGTNSGKTTLLGAMLNYISNKERVVTIEDTRELQLSVDDWVALQTRPENIEGSGEINMRRLVRESLRMRPDRLVIGEVRGAEAFDLLMALNSGVAGMATIHANSPTAAIEKLHSLPLLAGSNISEAFVQKAIQSSIDLIIYCQMLPSGLRRVTAIEELSAMRAIEASQN; via the coding sequence TCGTTGGTGACGGGCTCACTTTATCTGAGGCAATCCTTGCTGAACTTGACTCAGGCTTTGAATCCGGTCAGTTGCCGCTAGCTGCCGAGCCCCAACTAGCTTCGTTGATTGAACGCCAGCTTCTGGGAGTCGGCGAAATCGATGATTTGATGGCTGAGCCATCCATTGAGGAAATTTGGGTGAACCCAGATGGGCAAATTTACTATTCGAAATCTGGCACCCGGCATCGATTTGGAAAAACAATCTCGGCAGAAAAATGTGCTGAATTAGTTGAGAAGTTGCTGCGCCAAACGGGCAGGCGCATCGATCGAGCAACGCCATTTGTCGATGCCACACTTGCCGATGGTTCGCGACTGCATATAGTCGGTTACGGGCTTACCGATAAGTCATTTTCGATCAACATCAGAAAGTTTGGCAGTCAACAATTGTCGCTGGCATCCTTGTTGGCCTCGAAAATGATCGAACCAGATCACCTTCAAAAAATAACTTCGGCAATCAATCAGCGGCAAACAATCATTGTCGCCGGCGGCACTAACTCGGGTAAAACCACTCTGTTGGGCGCCATGCTCAATTACATAAGCAATAAAGAGCGAGTAGTCACGATTGAAGACACCCGCGAACTTCAGTTATCGGTTGATGATTGGGTGGCTTTACAGACCAGGCCCGAAAACATCGAGGGTTCTGGTGAGATCAATATGAGGCGGCTGGTGCGCGAATCGTTGCGGATGCGACCTGACCGTTTAGTAATTGGTGAGGTTCGCGGGGCAGAAGCCTTCGATTTGCTAATGGCCCTAAATTCGGGAGTTGCCGGAATGGCCACTATCCATGCCAACAGTCCGACTGCCGCAATTGAAAAACTGCATTCCTTGCCGCTGCTCGCCGGGTCAAACATTTCAGAGGCTTTCGTGCAAAAAGCAATCCAATCGAGTATTGATTTGATTATTTACTGCCAAATGCTTCCATCGGGGCTAAGACGCGTAACCGCAATTGAAGAGCTAAGCGCCATGCGAGCCATCGAAGCGAGTCAAAATTGA
- a CDS encoding type II secretion system F family protein, with amino-acid sequence MSTIANRLAGILRFGQKTSGFAVAAILTFAIFTYLMLESMSGLKAFAIGGSVGLTALVLEIFVLRAKKIAQHLESLAPIVANSFASSFSVGATFLEAFEDLAKNGPPELRELFQSAVDSLLSGHRVSTLLRELSNNFQNRYFDLVFIALEVANKGGNSGSIRALKELAGRIRIEQTMHLELRAKQQWVGATARLAVASPWVVVLLLSMRPEARAFYETAQGVLLLMVGLLVSVVAYRAVSILGRLPLIPRVFA; translated from the coding sequence TTGAGCACTATTGCCAATCGATTAGCCGGCATCCTGAGATTTGGGCAAAAAACATCGGGTTTCGCGGTTGCTGCAATTCTGACGTTTGCCATTTTTACCTATCTAATGCTCGAATCAATGTCAGGGTTGAAAGCATTTGCCATTGGTGGGAGCGTAGGGCTAACCGCACTGGTACTAGAAATTTTTGTCCTGCGGGCTAAAAAAATTGCCCAGCATCTTGAATCGTTGGCACCTATAGTTGCAAATTCGTTTGCGTCATCTTTTTCGGTAGGCGCGACATTTCTAGAAGCTTTTGAAGACTTGGCCAAAAACGGTCCGCCTGAACTTCGGGAGTTGTTTCAAAGCGCAGTCGATAGTTTGCTCTCGGGGCATCGGGTTTCAACATTGCTTCGTGAACTCTCCAATAATTTCCAAAACCGATATTTCGATTTGGTTTTCATAGCGCTTGAGGTAGCAAATAAGGGTGGCAATTCCGGATCCATCCGCGCTCTGAAAGAGTTAGCTGGGCGGATTCGTATTGAACAGACCATGCATTTAGAACTTAGAGCTAAGCAACAGTGGGTTGGGGCCACCGCCCGACTTGCAGTTGCTTCCCCTTGGGTGGTTGTGCTGTTGCTTTCGATGCGACCAGAAGCACGAGCTTTTTATGAAACAGCCCAGGGGGTTTTACTGCTTATGGTTGGTCTTCTCGTGTCTGTGGTCGCTTACCGGGCAGTTTCGATACTTGGTCGGCTACCTCTTATTCCAAGGGTGTTTGCATGA
- a CDS encoding type II secretion system F family protein translates to MQKFRPTRRSAQSLAISDEIWFLGLQIEAGQSLFASLKSLSECSSGTLAKLMLPAVANLQLGSTFEAEFAELERHRLPIEVVELLVQLRIAIDRGTPISQTIFEQSRSSAAATRAQLITAAGKNETKTLIPIVFLVLPVTVIFAIFPSLLMVQGIF, encoded by the coding sequence TTGCAAAAATTTCGTCCGACCAGAAGGTCTGCCCAATCGCTTGCCATCTCGGATGAAATTTGGTTTTTAGGCCTGCAAATCGAAGCCGGTCAATCGCTTTTCGCGTCACTGAAGTCACTGAGCGAGTGCAGTTCTGGAACATTGGCGAAACTGATGCTGCCGGCTGTGGCCAATCTGCAGTTGGGTTCAACGTTTGAAGCCGAGTTTGCCGAACTCGAGCGGCACAGGCTACCAATCGAGGTTGTCGAACTGCTAGTTCAATTGCGCATCGCTATCGATCGCGGAACGCCAATCAGCCAAACAATATTTGAGCAATCTCGCTCCAGCGCTGCAGCCACCCGCGCCCAACTCATTACTGCCGCTGGAAAGAATGAAACGAAAACTCTTATTCCGATAGTTTTCCTGGTCCTACCGGTGACCGTAATCTTTGCAATTTTCCCGTCTCTGCTGATGGTGCAGGGCATTTTCTAG
- a CDS encoding pilus assembly protein TadG-related protein, protein MIAPLAFGLSSLLLVFSIFLGDLQQSALARFRLQTIADSLVLAAAAEQNLDLLLAQASVGKLEITEVAVDNPEPMTKRVQVCGRPSITSPTLCAVALARSG, encoded by the coding sequence ATGATTGCGCCACTCGCTTTTGGCTTGTCATCGCTGCTGTTGGTGTTCAGCATTTTCTTGGGTGATCTGCAGCAGAGCGCGCTGGCTCGGTTTCGGCTGCAGACCATTGCCGACTCACTTGTTCTTGCGGCGGCTGCAGAGCAAAATCTTGATCTGCTGTTGGCGCAGGCGAGTGTTGGGAAATTAGAGATCACCGAGGTCGCGGTTGATAATCCGGAGCCCATGACAAAACGAGTTCAAGTATGTGGGCGTCCGTCAATAACCAGTCCGACCCTATGCGCTGTTGCGCTGGCTAGGTCTGGGTAG
- a CDS encoding MFS transporter, with product MAKSAQYRVSGLILPVYLPSLLFTAGEMALIPTIPAMAESMGAGIALAGIIAGLLMAGTVAGDLPAARLVHSLGERQSMIVAALVGAIGILTAASSSSLLQLAAGIFILGAAAAVFGLARHSYLTAVVPLSHRGRALSILGGIFRAGGMLGPLIGAAAISIWSLSAVFWVGVVLCALAALLLGLSPDDRLETAGEGKFTMFQTVRDNRKGLATLGVASALLAAARAARTVGLPLWALHIGLDPAQTSLVLGIAGAVDVALFYTSGQIIDRFGRRWVAIPTTAGLGLTMLLFVLATDANTFLALALLMSLANGLGSGIIMLIGADLAPPKKRSEFLAAFRLIVDLASAAAPITISAITAVSSLSLGLGTIGLAAIWGTALFYRHLPRPSQRNSA from the coding sequence GTGGCAAAATCAGCGCAATACCGAGTTTCAGGGCTAATCCTGCCTGTTTATCTACCCAGCCTGCTCTTCACCGCAGGCGAGATGGCACTGATACCTACTATTCCAGCCATGGCCGAAAGCATGGGAGCAGGTATTGCCCTAGCCGGCATCATCGCCGGTTTGCTCATGGCCGGAACCGTTGCTGGTGATTTACCCGCGGCTCGGTTGGTCCACTCTCTCGGCGAGCGCCAATCCATGATCGTGGCGGCTCTAGTTGGGGCGATCGGAATTCTGACAGCAGCTTCAAGTTCAAGTTTGCTTCAACTCGCCGCGGGCATCTTTATTCTGGGTGCCGCCGCAGCAGTGTTTGGTTTAGCGAGACACTCATATTTGACAGCCGTTGTTCCGCTTTCCCATCGCGGCCGGGCGCTCTCAATCCTGGGCGGAATTTTTCGCGCTGGCGGAATGCTTGGCCCACTGATCGGTGCAGCTGCCATAAGCATTTGGTCACTTTCGGCCGTGTTTTGGGTGGGCGTGGTGCTGTGCGCTCTGGCAGCTCTGCTACTGGGCCTCAGCCCTGATGACCGTCTCGAAACAGCAGGTGAAGGAAAATTCACCATGTTCCAGACTGTACGAGATAACCGAAAAGGTCTCGCCACCTTAGGCGTTGCCTCGGCACTGTTGGCTGCTGCCAGGGCTGCGAGAACAGTGGGATTACCACTTTGGGCGCTGCACATAGGGCTGGATCCGGCGCAGACCTCGTTGGTTTTAGGAATTGCTGGAGCCGTGGATGTGGCTCTCTTCTACACCTCGGGTCAAATAATTGATCGGTTTGGTAGACGTTGGGTTGCTATTCCAACCACAGCCGGTCTTGGTTTGACCATGCTCTTGTTTGTTCTCGCAACCGATGCCAATACTTTTCTTGCCTTGGCTCTGCTGATGTCGCTGGCGAACGGTTTGGGTAGCGGAATTATCATGCTTATCGGCGCTGACCTTGCTCCGCCAAAAAAACGCAGCGAATTTTTGGCAGCCTTTCGTTTAATAGTCGACCTAGCTAGCGCAGCAGCTCCGATTACTATCTCGGCAATTACTGCCGTCTCAAGCCTTTCACTTGGCCTTGGCACAATTGGCCTTGCCGCCATCTGGGGAACAGCTCTTTTTTATCGGCACCTACCCAGACCTAGCCAGCGCAACAGCGCATAG
- the prfB gene encoding peptide chain release factor 2, with protein MPELDLSPEIRALRSTLSDVRQVLNPAGLGEEVVRLKAAAAAPDLWDDPAKAQKITSELSRKQGLIEKLSSITSRIDDLEVLVEMANAEDDKATQDEAKLELEQLRAILSELEIQTLLNGEYDARGAVITIRSGAGGDDATDFAEMLMRMYLRYAEKQKLPVQVLDTSYAEGAGIKSATFEVDAPYAFGTLSVEAGTHRLVRMSPFNAAGKRQTSFAAVEVVPLIETTDVVEIPDSEIRVDVFRSSGPGGQSVNTTDSAVRITHIPTGIVVSCQNEKSQIQNKAAALRVLQSRLLEQKRREEEAKKKQIAGDVKASWGEQMRSYVLAPYQMVKDLRTEFEVNNPAAVFDGDLAGFIAAGIRWRKQVGV; from the coding sequence ATGCCTGAACTCGACTTGTCTCCAGAAATTCGCGCACTGCGTTCAACCCTCAGTGATGTTCGCCAAGTGTTGAACCCGGCTGGACTGGGCGAAGAAGTTGTTCGACTTAAGGCTGCCGCCGCTGCTCCCGATTTATGGGACGACCCAGCGAAGGCGCAGAAAATCACCAGTGAGCTTTCGAGGAAACAGGGCCTCATCGAGAAGCTTTCTTCGATCACCAGTCGCATCGACGACCTTGAAGTTCTCGTTGAAATGGCTAATGCCGAGGACGATAAGGCAACTCAGGATGAGGCCAAACTAGAACTTGAACAATTGCGGGCAATCCTTTCCGAACTTGAAATTCAAACTCTATTGAATGGCGAATATGATGCCAGAGGCGCGGTCATCACTATTCGATCGGGAGCAGGCGGGGATGACGCTACTGATTTTGCTGAGATGCTCATGCGCATGTATCTGCGCTACGCCGAGAAACAAAAATTGCCGGTACAGGTTTTAGATACCAGCTATGCCGAAGGTGCTGGAATCAAGTCGGCAACTTTTGAGGTAGATGCACCCTATGCCTTTGGCACTCTTTCAGTTGAAGCTGGAACTCATCGCTTGGTACGCATGAGCCCTTTCAACGCCGCCGGAAAGCGCCAAACAAGTTTTGCAGCTGTTGAAGTTGTTCCTCTGATTGAAACTACCGACGTGGTTGAAATTCCGGATTCGGAAATTAGGGTCGACGTTTTTCGATCGAGTGGTCCCGGTGGGCAATCGGTTAACACGACCGACTCGGCAGTGCGCATCACGCACATTCCAACCGGGATTGTGGTGAGTTGCCAAAATGAAAAAAGCCAAATTCAAAATAAAGCGGCCGCTCTGCGCGTCTTGCAATCCAGATTGCTGGAACAGAAGCGACGTGAAGAGGAAGCTAAGAAAAAGCAGATTGCCGGCGATGTAAAGGCCAGCTGGGGAGAGCAGATGCGCTCCTACGTGCTTGCCCCGTATCAAATGGTGAAAGATCTTCGCACCGAATTTGAGGTCAACAATCCAGCGGCTGTTTTTGATGGCGACTTAGCTGGATTTATTGCCGCGGGAATCCGCTGGAGAAAGCAGGTCGGCGTTTAG